Part of the Pseudomonas oryzicola genome is shown below.
CGATGTGCTCGCCAGCGAATCCGGCGAGGGCCACGACCCGTGGTACGTGACCGACGGCGGCGCTGGCGACCTGGACGGCCAGGTCAACGGCAGCATCACCACTTCGTGGTACGTCAACCCCGACGACTCGGCGGGCGCCACCTTCCTGCTCAGCGCCACTGGCGCGGGTGCCGACCAGGTGTTCGGCACGGCTGACGACGTGGTGGCGACGACGTCGTTCACCGACAGCGCAGTGATCACCGCGACCGGTGTGAACGTGACGCTGGACGAAACGGCCGGGTTGCAAAATGCCACAGCCACACCAAGCCCGGCCTCGGATGCCGACGACAACGACATCCTGGTGGCCTCCCTGCCCTCCGCGTTCTCGACCCGCCTGACCGCACTGGGCGCCGGTACCCCGGCAGGGGCTGCCTTGAGCGGCTATACCGGGGCCGTGGGCAACACCGGCAGCAATGCCTTCACCATCACCCCGGCACCGGGCGGCACCATCACCGACGTCAGCTTCACCAACAGCGCTGGCGCGCCGCTCAATGGCCTGGACAGTGGGCTGGATACCCTCGATGGCGTCAGCATCCTGCTCTACACCGATACCAGCGACAACAACATCGTGCTGGGCCGTGCTGGCGGGCCATCAGGCGCAATCATCTTTGCCGGTTACATCGAAGAAACCGGATCGCCGGTCAGCGGCGGCAAGATCTGGACGGTGGAATACCAGCCGCTGCTGCACCCGGACACCAGCAACCCTGACGATGCCGTCAATCTGCTGAACAAGGTGTTCATCGGCACCAACCAGGACCTGCAGTTCAGCCTGGCCAATGCCCCTTCCGGGCAGAACCTGTTCCTGATGTTCACCACCGCGAACCCGACCGTGGTCAATGACGGCGGCATCCTGCGCATCAGCGACCCGACCATCATCGCCACCGGGAAGGACCCGGCCGACCAGTCGAGCGGTGCCAACATCACCACCGGCGATACGATCAACACCAGCCAGGCGGGTGGCCCGACCACCTTCGGCACCAACAACCAGATGATCGTGGAACAGGAAGGTATCCGTTTCTCCTTCGTCACCGGCGCCCGGCAGAATGTAACCATTCCCAACCTGGACCAGAACGAAGCGGACATTGAAGCCAACATCGACTACACCGCTGTTTTCAATGCCAAGTCGGCCAGTTTCGATGTGGTGCAACTGCAAAGCGGCAAGAGCGCCGTGGTCACGGTCAGCGCCTTCAGCACGGCCGCTGAACCTGGGGTGAACTTCATCAATGGCTACAGTAACGATGCTGCAGTGGCGATCACCAACGTTCGCGTCATCGATATCGCCACGGGGCAAGTAGTCGAAAACTCGAACGGGGCGGTGAATGACCCGAACATCGTCATCACCTTCGCCTCGGGGGTCGCCACCCTCACTGGCATTACCGCCGGCCAGCGAATCGAGTACACCACCACACAGGATCACAACCGTGTGCTCGTCCAGAATGGCGCTGCCGTGGACGCCAAGGGCGATACACATGCCGATTTCGATATCGGCGGCCTGAAGCTACTTCAGGTCACTACCGCTACCGCTGAAATCGGCTCCAAGATGGTCTTCGAGGATGACGGCCCGAGCATCAGTACCACTGGCACCGAGCCGACCCTGACCGTCGATGAAACCAACCTGGCGATCAACGCCAGCCAGAGCTTCGCCGCCAACTTCACCTCGGCCTTCGGCGCCGATGGTGCAGGCACGCTCACTTACGCCCTGGGCGTGGTGGCGGGCGCTTCCGGCCTGACGGACACGGCCACCGGGGAAGCGGTCAACCTGTCGCTCAATGGCGCCGTGGTGGAAGGCCGCACGGCCACCACCAACCTGCTGGTATTCACTGTCAGCGTGGCCAGTAACGGTACCGTCACCCTCGACCAGCTCCGCGCCATCGTCCACCCCGACACCACCAACCCGGATGACTCGAAGACCCTGAGCGCCGACAACCTGGTGACCCTGACCGCGACCAAGACCGACAAGGACGGCGACAGCGCCCAGGCCACGCTGAATATCGGGCAGAATCTGGTATTCAAGGATGACGGCCCGAGCATCAGCACCACCGGCACGGAACCGACCCTGACCGTCGATGAAACCAACCTGGCGATCAACGCCAGCCAGAGCTTCGCCGCCAACTTCACCTCGGCCTTCGGCGCCGATGGCGCTGGCACGCTCACCTACGCCCTCGGCGTGGTGGCAGGCGCCTCCGGCCTGACGGACACGGCCACCGGCGAGGCGGTCAACCTGTCGCTCAATGGCACCGTGGTAGAAGGCCGCACGGCCACCACCAACCTGCTGGTGTTCACTGTCAGTGTTGCCAGTAACGGCACCGTCACCCTCGACCAGCTCCGCGCCATCGTCCACCCTGACACCACCAACCCGGATGACTCGAAGACCCTGAGCGCCGACAACCTTGTGACCTTGACCGCGACCAAGACCGACAAGGACGGCGACAGCGCCCAGGCCACACTGAATATCGGGCAGAACCTGGTATTCAAGGATGACGGCCCGAGCATCAGCACCACCGGCACCGAGCCGACCCTGACCGTCGACGAAACCAACCTGGCGATCAACGCCAGCCAGAGCTTCGCCGCCAACTTCACCTCGGCGTTCGGCGCCGATGGCGCTGGCACGCTCACTTACGCCCTCGGCGTGGTGGCGGGCGCTTCCGGCCTGACGGACACGGCCACCGGGGAAGCGGTCAACCTGTCGCTCAATGGCGCCGTGGTGGAAGGCCGCACGGCCACCACCAACCTGCTGGTATTCACTGTCAGCGTGGCCAGTAACGGTACCGTCACCCTCGACCAGCTCCGCGCCATCGTCCACCCCGACACCACCAACCCGGATGACTCGAAGACCCTGAGCGCCGACAACCTGGTGACCCTGACCGCGACCAAGACCGACAAGGACGGCGACAGCGCCCAGGCCACGCTGAATATCGGGCAGAATCTGGTATTCAAGGATGACGGCCCGAGCATCAGCACCACCGGCACGGAACCGACCCTGACCGTCGATGAAACCAACCTGGCGATCAACGCCAGCCAGAGCTTCGCCGCCAACTTCACCTCGGCCTTCGGCGCCGATGGCGCTGGCACGCTCACCTACGCCCTCGGCGTGGTGGCAGGCGCCTCCGGCCTGACGGACACGGCCACCGGCGAGGCGGTCAACCTGTCGCTCAATGGCACCGTGGTAGAAGGCCGCACGGCCACCACCAACCTGCTGGTGTTCACTGTCAGTGTTGCCAGTAACGGCACCGTCACCCTCGACCAGCTCCGCGCCATCGTCCACCCCGACACCACCAACCCGGATGACTCGAAGACCCTGAGCGCCGACAACCTGGTGACCTTGACCGCGACCAAGACCGACAAGGACGGCGACAGCGCCCAGGCCACGCTGAATATCGGGCAGAACCTGGTATTCAAGGATGACGGCCCGAGCATCAGCACTACCGGCACCGAGCCGACCCTGACCGTCGATGAAACCAACCTGGCGATCAACGCCACACAGAGCTTCGCCGCCAACTTCACCTCGGCCTTCGGAGCAGATGGTGCAGGCACACTCACCTACGCCCTGGGCGTGGTGGCAGGCGCCTCCGGCCTGACGGACACGGCCACTGGGGAAGCAGTCAACCTGTCGCTCAATGGCACCGTGGTGGAAGGCCGCACGGCCACCACCAACCTGCTGGTGTTCACGGTCAGTGTGGCCAGCAACGGTGAGGTCACCCTCGACCAGCTCCGCGCCATCGTCCATCCCGACACCACCAACCCGGATGACTCGAAAACCCTGAGCGCCGACAACCTGGTGACCTTGACCGCGACCAAGACCGACAAGGACGGCGACAGCGCCCAAGCCACCCTCAACATCGGGCAGAACCTGGTGTTCAAGGATGACGGCCCGAGCATCAGCACCACCGGCACGGAACCGACCCTGACTGTCGACGAAACCAACCTGGCGATCAACGCCAGCCAGAGCTTCGCCGCCAACTTCACCTCGGCGTTCGGCGCCGATGGCGCCGGCACGCTCACTTACGCCCTGGGCGTGGTGGCGGGCGCCTCCGGCCTGACGGACACGGCTACCGGCGAGGCGGTCAACCTGTCGCTCAATGGCGCCGTGGTGGAAGGCCGCACGGCCACCACCAACCTGCTGGTGTTCACGGTCAGCGTCGCCAGTAATGGCACCGTCACCCTCGACCAGCTCCGCGCCATCGTCCACCCCGACACCACTAACCCGGACGACTCGAAGACCCTGAGCGCCGACAATCTGGTGACCTTGACCGCGACCAAGACCGACAAGGACGGCGACAGCGCCCAGGCCACCCTCAACATCGGGCAAAACCTGGTATTCAAGGATGACGGCCCGAGCATCAGCACTACCGGCACCGAGCCGACCCTGACCGTCGACGAAACCAACCTGGCGATCAACGCCAGCCAAAGCTTCGCTGCCAACTTCACCTCGGCCTTCGGCGCCGACGGTGCAGGCACGCTCACCTACGCCCTGGGCGTGGTGGCAGGCGCGTCGGGCCTGACGGACACGGCCACCGGCGAGGCGGTCAACCTGTCGCTCAATGGCACCGTGGTGGAGGGCCGCACGGCCACTACCAACGCGCTGGTGTTCACGGTCAGCGTCGCCAGTAATGGCACTGTCACCCTCGACCAGCTCCGCGCCATCGTGCACCCCGACCCCACCAACCCCGATGACGTGAAGACCCTGACCGCTGACAACCTGGTGACCTTGACTGCGATCAAGACCGACAGGGATGGCGACAGCGCCCAGGCCACCCTCAACATCGGGCAGAACCTGGTGTTCCACGATGATGGGCCATCCCTGGCCTTCGGCAACCTGATCGGAACCGGCAGCACCCTGCCGCAATACGGCTTCTGGAACCATACGATCGGTGCCGACGGCCTGGGTGCGACCGGCCTGGACATTTCGCTGGTGGGTGGCCAGTTCACCCTGGTCAGGCCCGACAACAGCACCACGACCGGCACTGGCACACTGACCGAAACGTCGCCTTCGCCCGATGCCAATGGCGCGTTCCACTTCACCGGCACCTTGACCGGAGACTTCGACAACAACGCCGCAACGGCCAACACCACGATCGACTACACGCTGACGGCCTATGCCAATGGCAGCTATACCCTGGACCTGGTGCAAGGCTTCCATTCGGTCACCACGCTCAGCAGTGCCAATGGCTCGCTGGATGCCGGCGGCCCGGACCCGGTGCGGACCTTGCTGATCCCTAAAACCAGTGACCCAAGCATTCCATCGGCATCCGAGGAGATCGTGTTCTTCTCCGCCAAGGCGCTCGCCTCGACGGCAGACATCTTCACCGGCATAGGCATCGGGGCTTCCGACCCGACCGAAGCCCAGCTCCAGACCAATCCCCTGCCGTCGTACATCGACCCCGCCTCGATGAACGTCAGCACGTCCGGTATCGGCGTCGCCAACAACCTGTTCCAGGGTGACAACCTGGCAGCGATCAGCAACGCCGATGAAAGCTTCGTGATCAACCCGGAAACCTTGCTGACGGGCATGAAGGTCTACATCGACAACTCCGTAGGGGGCTACGACACCGCGACCGAGGACCTGTACTACCGCATCTACTACGCCGATGGAACGACGTCGAACCTGACCGAGGTGAACACCCTCACCCCAGAGGCTGGCGGCCAGGTGTCGTTCCTGATCCAGAAGGCAGGTTCGTCGCTGATCGATGCCGTGCAACTGACGATGGCGCGAGGCGAAATCAAGATCCCGGTGATCGAGTTCATCAAGGAAACCGAGAACCTGGCCAGCGACATCAAACTGCAGTTCAGTGCAACGCTGACGGACAAGGATGGCGACTCCGCGAGCAGTACGTTCGCCGCCAACCTGTTCGCCAACGAAGCGGACAATGCACCGTTCGACTTCTCGCTGGTTGGCACCACCGGCCAGCGTGATGCCTTCAACGTCGACCTGTCGGCTGCTGAACACCTGTACCAGGTCAGCGGGTTCGATGCCGGTGCGGGGCAACGCGACACGCTGGTGCTCAATGGCGATGCGAATGCCGTCGTTCAGTCGATCGACAACAGCGGCGCAGACAGCATCGTGACCATTGCCGAATCCGGCGGGCAGACAACGACCATCACCCTGGTCGGGGTCGACATCCTCAACACCGACATCTTCAATGGGAGCGTCTGAATATTGAGTGAAAACCTGCGAGGGTGGCCTGAAAAACCACCCTCGCAGCGTTTCTGCAGGACCCTGACGAACTTCGCCCTTCGACACCAAAAGACCGCGCCCCAAAGCCCCACCATGCGCCATCAGCCCGCTACGTTGTGCCTGGGCCTCAGTCGTGCTCACCGCCTGTGGACGCAGGTGGCTCTTCGCTACTGGTTAGCCCATGCTTGACCGCGTACATCAGCAAGTCGATGCGGTTGGTGAGGTTGAGCTTCTGATAGATGCTGCTGAGGTGATTGTGCACGGTGTGTTCGCTGATGCCCAAGCGCCCGGCGATGCACATGTACTTGGCGGACGGGTCGCCAACGATGGCACGGACCAGTTCCTGCTCGCGCAACGTCAGCCGGGCATGTTT
Proteins encoded:
- a CDS encoding DUF5801 repeats-in-toxin domain-containing protein, yielding MTMNKKNASPTDKHNPTDDLAPISPPTVTTDLSDYSPGSTATVTASGFAAGSTVAFEVDHATGAGADNLWGTPDDVLASESGEGHDPWYVTDGGAGDLDGQVNGSITTSWYVNPDDSAGATFLLSATGAGADQVFGTADDVVATTSFTDSAVITATGVNVTLDETAGLQNATATPSPASDADDNDILVASLPSAFSTRLTALGAGTPAGAALSGYTGAVGNTGSNAFTITPAPGGTITDVSFTNSAGAPLNGLDSGLDTLDGVSILLYTDTSDNNIVLGRAGGPSGAIIFAGYIEETGSPVSGGKIWTVEYQPLLHPDTSNPDDAVNLLNKVFIGTNQDLQFSLANAPSGQNLFLMFTTANPTVVNDGGILRISDPTIIATGKDPADQSSGANITTGDTINTSQAGGPTTFGTNNQMIVEQEGIRFSFVTGARQNVTIPNLDQNEADIEANIDYTAVFNAKSASFDVVQLQSGKSAVVTVSAFSTAAEPGVNFINGYSNDAAVAITNVRVIDIATGQVVENSNGAVNDPNIVITFASGVATLTGITAGQRIEYTTTQDHNRVLVQNGAAVDAKGDTHADFDIGGLKLLQVTTATAEIGSKMVFEDDGPSISTTGTEPTLTVDETNLAINASQSFAANFTSAFGADGAGTLTYALGVVAGASGLTDTATGEAVNLSLNGAVVEGRTATTNLLVFTVSVASNGTVTLDQLRAIVHPDTTNPDDSKTLSADNLVTLTATKTDKDGDSAQATLNIGQNLVFKDDGPSISTTGTEPTLTVDETNLAINASQSFAANFTSAFGADGAGTLTYALGVVAGASGLTDTATGEAVNLSLNGTVVEGRTATTNLLVFTVSVASNGTVTLDQLRAIVHPDTTNPDDSKTLSADNLVTLTATKTDKDGDSAQATLNIGQNLVFKDDGPSISTTGTEPTLTVDETNLAINASQSFAANFTSAFGADGAGTLTYALGVVAGASGLTDTATGEAVNLSLNGAVVEGRTATTNLLVFTVSVASNGTVTLDQLRAIVHPDTTNPDDSKTLSADNLVTLTATKTDKDGDSAQATLNIGQNLVFKDDGPSISTTGTEPTLTVDETNLAINASQSFAANFTSAFGADGAGTLTYALGVVAGASGLTDTATGEAVNLSLNGTVVEGRTATTNLLVFTVSVASNGTVTLDQLRAIVHPDTTNPDDSKTLSADNLVTLTATKTDKDGDSAQATLNIGQNLVFKDDGPSISTTGTEPTLTVDETNLAINATQSFAANFTSAFGADGAGTLTYALGVVAGASGLTDTATGEAVNLSLNGTVVEGRTATTNLLVFTVSVASNGEVTLDQLRAIVHPDTTNPDDSKTLSADNLVTLTATKTDKDGDSAQATLNIGQNLVFKDDGPSISTTGTEPTLTVDETNLAINASQSFAANFTSAFGADGAGTLTYALGVVAGASGLTDTATGEAVNLSLNGAVVEGRTATTNLLVFTVSVASNGTVTLDQLRAIVHPDTTNPDDSKTLSADNLVTLTATKTDKDGDSAQATLNIGQNLVFKDDGPSISTTGTEPTLTVDETNLAINASQSFAANFTSAFGADGAGTLTYALGVVAGASGLTDTATGEAVNLSLNGTVVEGRTATTNALVFTVSVASNGTVTLDQLRAIVHPDPTNPDDVKTLTADNLVTLTAIKTDRDGDSAQATLNIGQNLVFHDDGPSLAFGNLIGTGSTLPQYGFWNHTIGADGLGATGLDISLVGGQFTLVRPDNSTTTGTGTLTETSPSPDANGAFHFTGTLTGDFDNNAATANTTIDYTLTAYANGSYTLDLVQGFHSVTTLSSANGSLDAGGPDPVRTLLIPKTSDPSIPSASEEIVFFSAKALASTADIFTGIGIGASDPTEAQLQTNPLPSYIDPASMNVSTSGIGVANNLFQGDNLAAISNADESFVINPETLLTGMKVYIDNSVGGYDTATEDLYYRIYYADGTTSNLTEVNTLTPEAGGQVSFLIQKAGSSLIDAVQLTMARGEIKIPVIEFIKETENLASDIKLQFSATLTDKDGDSASSTFAANLFANEADNAPFDFSLVGTTGQRDAFNVDLSAAEHLYQVSGFDAGAGQRDTLVLNGDANAVVQSIDNSGADSIVTIAESGGQTTTITLVGVDILNTDIFNGSV